Proteins co-encoded in one Microcebus murinus isolate Inina chromosome 5, M.murinus_Inina_mat1.0, whole genome shotgun sequence genomic window:
- the LOC105855561 gene encoding vascular non-inflammatory molecule 3, with amino-acid sequence MIRSYFPKCVALFAFFVLSVGALDTFIGAVYEHAVVLPNSTETPVSKEEALLLMNKNIDVLEEAVKLAAKQGAHMIVTPEDGIYGWVFTRESIYPYLEDIPDPEVNWIPCRDPQRFGYTPVQVRLSCLAKDNSIYVVANIGDKKPCNASDPQCPPDGRYQYNTDVVFDSQGRLVARYHKYNLFEPEIQFDFPKDSEPVTFDTPFGKFGIFTCFDIFSHDPAVVVVDEFQVDSVLLPTAWYNTLPLLSAGPFHSAWARAMRVNLLAANTHNTSMHMTGSGIYAPEAVKAYHYDMETESGQLLLAELKARPRREPTYPAAVDWQAYARSVQPFSSGQPEFAGMIYFDEFTFTELKRNTGNYTVCQKDLCCHLTYKMSEKRTDEVYALGAFDGLHTVEGQYYLQVCTLLKCQTTNLRTCGEPMGSAFTKFEEFSLSGTFGTSYVFPQIFLSGSQLVPERHYEISRDGRLKSRSGTPLPVLVMALYGRVFEKDPPRLGQGPGKLQ; translated from the exons ATGATTAGATCATACTTTCCAAAGTGTGTGGCACTTTTTGCCTTCTTTGTCCTGAGTGTTGGTGCACTGGACACTTTTATTGGTGCAGTGTATGAGCATGCTGTTGTACTACCAAACAGCACAGAAACACCTGTTTCAAAAGAAGAAGCTTTGCTCCTGATGAACAAGAACATAGATGTTTTGGAGGAGGCAGTTAAATTGGCAGCCAAGCAG GGTGCACACATGATTGTGACCCCAGAGGATGGAATCTATGGTTGGGTCTTTACGAGGGAGAGCATCTACCCCTATCTGGAGGATATACCAGACCCTGAAGTGAACTGGATTCCATGCAGAGATCCCCAGAG GTTCGGCTACACACCAGTGCAAGTAAGACTCAGCTGCCTGGCCAAGGACAACTCTATCTATGTTGTGGCAAATATTGGGGACAAGAAGCCATGCAACGCCAGTGACCCTCAGTGTCCTCCTGATGGCCGTTACCAATACAACACTGATGTGGTGTTTGATTCTCAGGGTAGGCTGGTGGCACGCTACCATAAG TACAATCTTTTTGAGCCTGAAATTCAATTCGATTTCCCCAAGGATTCAGAACCTGTGACGTTTGACACTCCCTTTGGGAAGTTTGGCATTTTTACTTGCTTTGACATTTTTTCTCATGACCCGGCTGTCGTGGTGGTGGATGAGTTTCAAGTGGACAGTGTCCTCTTGCCCACGGCATGGTACAACACACTGCCCCTCCTCTCGGCGGGTCCGTTCCATTCAGCGTGGGCCAGAGCCATGCGCGTCAATCTGCTTGCTGCGAATACCCACAATACCAGCATGCACATGACAG GGAGTGGAATCTACGCCCCAGAAGCCGTCAAGGCGTATCACTATGACATGGAAACAGAGAGTGGCCAGCTGTTACTAGCAGAGTTGAAGGCTCGGCCTCGCCGTGAGCCCACCTACCCGGCAGCTGTTGACTGGCAGGCTTACGCCAGAAGTGTCCAGCCATTCTCCTCTGGGCAGCCTGAATTTGCAGGGATGATTTATTTTGATGAGTTCACCTTCACCGAGCTTAAGAGAAACACAGGAAATTACACAGTTTGCCAGAAAGACCTGTGTTGTCACTTAACTTACAAGATGTCTGAGAAGCGAACAGATGAGGTCTATGCACTGGGTGCTTTTGATGGACTACACACAGTAGAAGGCCAATATTATTTGCAG gTATGCACATTACTGAAGTGTCAAACCACCAACCTGAGAACTTGTGGAGAGCCCATGGGATCAGCTTTTACCAAGTTTGAAGAATTCTCCCTCAGTGGCACATTCGGAACAAGTTATGTTTTCCCACAGATTTTTCTAAGTGGGAGTCAGCTTGTCCCTGAAAGACACTATGAG ATTTCAAGAGATGGACGTCTGAAGAGCCGAAGTGGAACCCCTTTGCCTGTCTTAGTTATGGCCCTGTACGGAAGAGTGTTTGAGAAGGACCCTCCCCGCTTAGGGCAGGGACCTGGGAAGTTACAATGA